One part of the Aneurinibacillus sp. REN35 genome encodes these proteins:
- a CDS encoding general stress protein produces the protein MNEDKKIIGVFHDHDEAVRAIETLKERGYRSEDISVIAKDRDRIDTIEEETDTKVEEGLAAGATTGGVLGGLTGLLVGVGALAIPGIGPIVAAGPIAATIGGAVVGAGAGGLVGALVGMGIPEDEAKQYEEYLNKGEILVLVDADAEREHHVYETFRTNNALNSHMYDPYLNNTSVQSRKDDPLL, from the coding sequence ATGAATGAAGATAAAAAAATTATTGGTGTATTTCATGATCATGATGAAGCCGTACGAGCTATTGAGACGCTCAAAGAGAGAGGATACCGCTCCGAGGACATCTCTGTTATCGCTAAAGATAGAGACCGTATAGATACGATTGAAGAAGAGACGGATACGAAAGTAGAGGAAGGATTGGCTGCCGGGGCTACCACAGGTGGCGTACTTGGCGGATTGACGGGCTTGCTGGTTGGCGTTGGAGCTCTGGCTATTCCTGGAATCGGGCCTATTGTAGCGGCAGGGCCGATTGCGGCAACAATTGGCGGTGCAGTTGTAGGAGCAGGCGCCGGCGGCTTGGTGGGTGCATTGGTTGGTATGGGCATTCCGGAAGATGAGGCCAAACAGTATGAAGAATACCTAAACAAAGGTGAGATTCTCGTGCTTGTCGATGCCGATGCTGAGCGTGAACATCACGTATACGAGACATTCCGCACGAACAATGCATTGAACTCTCATATGTATGACCCGTATTTGAACAATACTTCGGTACAATCACGTAAGGATGATCCTCTTCTTTAA
- a CDS encoding ROK family glucokinase: MYICFDVGGTNIKAGLVDESGIVRVKRSVATQSDPERAFQQFRELREVLCDESGIPPVKIRAAGIGVPGFVEMETGWVIRAVNLGWRNVAVTERASSVLGVPVFVTNDAKAAALGEMWKGAGRGMDNLLCLTIGTGIGGGVIANGQIINGMHGLAGEIGHFRVKIDGGRMCNCGRTGCLETEASATAIAYYGAQAAEQHPKSLLAKRMNEAGRVSSRDVAEAAQNGDAAARNVLKNAAFYLGYALASIYTVTAPSRIVIGGGGSAAGAALFEPMIRYFYEYMLPDVEEKHIIVPAALGNDAGIVGLAKLADMNFSPSSV, encoded by the coding sequence ATGTATATTTGCTTTGATGTAGGAGGAACAAATATCAAGGCCGGACTTGTGGATGAATCAGGCATTGTTAGGGTAAAGCGAAGCGTAGCAACACAAAGCGATCCAGAGCGAGCATTCCAGCAATTCCGTGAACTGCGTGAGGTGCTTTGTGATGAGAGCGGTATCCCACCTGTGAAGATCCGGGCGGCAGGCATAGGGGTACCTGGGTTTGTTGAGATGGAAACCGGATGGGTGATCCGTGCCGTCAATCTCGGTTGGAGGAATGTTGCCGTAACGGAGCGAGCATCGTCCGTGCTTGGGGTACCGGTATTTGTAACTAATGATGCCAAAGCTGCAGCGCTTGGAGAGATGTGGAAGGGTGCTGGTAGAGGGATGGATAATCTGCTATGTCTAACCATTGGAACCGGCATAGGTGGGGGCGTTATCGCTAACGGACAGATTATTAATGGAATGCATGGATTAGCTGGAGAGATTGGTCATTTTCGTGTAAAAATAGATGGTGGACGTATGTGCAATTGTGGAAGAACAGGGTGCCTAGAGACAGAAGCGTCTGCCACTGCCATTGCGTATTATGGTGCGCAGGCGGCAGAGCAGCATCCCAAGAGTCTATTAGCTAAGCGTATGAATGAGGCTGGGAGGGTAAGCAGCAGGGACGTAGCGGAAGCGGCACAGAATGGGGATGCGGCCGCACGTAACGTATTGAAGAATGCGGCGTTTTATCTTGGCTATGCATTGGCAAGCATTTATACGGTGACGGCTCCTTCACGGATTGTGATTGGAGGAGGCGGATCTGCAGCAGGTGCTGCGCTGTTTGAGCCGATGATCCGCTATTTTTATGAATATATGCTGCCTGATGTAGAAGAGAAACATATCATTGTCCCGGCAGCGTTGGGAAATGACGCAGGAATCGTAGGTTTAGCAAAGCTGGCTGATATGAATTTTTCACCTTCGTCGGTATAG
- a CDS encoding extracellular catalytic domain type 1 short-chain-length polyhydroxyalkanoate depolymerase, which yields MLEAFVQPITALISAMITTPFSILADAFASHPKRIETGTQKHYYRSNFSFKTYVPSGYHKADSLPLVVMLHGCTQDMDDFSAGTEMDELAEKHNFIVLYPEMNILANPKRCWNWFYDYNQHRGVGEPAVIKGMVDFVKHRYRVIEDQIYIAGLSAGGSMSVILAVTYPDVFSAVGVVAGVGYGAATDIREGLSVMKKGKDDIESRAKKAYIEMGKYRRRVPLLIIHGEADRIVNPVNANQLAEQWLILANAALSEEDEDGKQEKSVHTTTGETGGRKYTKSIYYDDHGVPVVEKWLVSGLGHAWPGGSANGTHTDARGPKASKLLWDFFASSRSC from the coding sequence GTGCTAGAAGCGTTTGTTCAACCGATAACGGCCCTGATCTCTGCGATGATTACGACGCCTTTCTCCATACTGGCTGATGCCTTTGCCTCGCACCCTAAGCGGATTGAGACGGGGACGCAAAAGCATTATTATCGAAGCAATTTCTCATTCAAAACATATGTGCCAAGCGGATATCATAAAGCGGACTCGCTTCCGCTCGTAGTTATGCTGCATGGATGCACACAGGATATGGATGATTTCTCGGCAGGTACGGAGATGGATGAGTTGGCGGAGAAGCATAATTTTATCGTACTCTACCCTGAGATGAATATACTTGCTAATCCGAAGCGCTGCTGGAATTGGTTTTATGATTATAACCAGCACCGTGGAGTTGGTGAGCCTGCCGTAATTAAAGGCATGGTTGATTTCGTAAAACACCGCTATCGTGTGATTGAAGATCAGATATATATTGCGGGTCTTTCGGCGGGTGGGTCCATGAGCGTCATTTTGGCGGTAACATATCCTGATGTCTTCTCTGCTGTCGGTGTGGTAGCAGGTGTCGGATATGGGGCGGCTACGGATATAAGAGAAGGGCTTTCTGTTATGAAGAAGGGTAAGGATGATATAGAGTCCCGCGCTAAAAAGGCGTATATAGAAATGGGGAAGTATAGAAGGCGGGTACCGCTCCTTATCATTCATGGTGAAGCGGACCGGATAGTAAATCCGGTAAACGCCAATCAATTAGCTGAACAATGGCTAATTCTTGCGAATGCAGCACTTTCCGAAGAAGACGAAGATGGGAAACAAGAAAAATCGGTCCATACCACTACAGGCGAGACGGGCGGAAGAAAGTATACGAAATCAATTTATTATGATGATCACGGTGTACCTGTAGTGGAGAAGTGGCTCGTGTCTGGACTCGGGCATGCTTGGCCGGGAGGAAGCGCTAACGGTACACATACAGATGCGCGCGGCCCAAAGGCATCTAAGTTATTATGGGATTTTTTTGCAAGCAGCAGATCATGTTAG
- a CDS encoding STAS domain-containing protein, which produces MITCDVQNKQIVCTFHEDINFETVRQIETKVREFVLPEQPNQLVIDLAHVRFIDSTGVGFLISWIHPLISHYQIRMINSSLPVKNILQICKLDTLVEIA; this is translated from the coding sequence ATGATTACTTGTGATGTGCAAAATAAACAAATCGTATGTACGTTTCATGAAGATATCAATTTTGAAACGGTAAGACAAATAGAGACAAAAGTTCGGGAATTTGTCTTACCCGAACAGCCAAACCAGCTTGTGATTGATCTTGCTCACGTACGGTTTATCGATAGTACTGGTGTAGGATTTCTGATCAGTTGGATTCATCCGCTGATCTCTCACTATCAAATCCGAATGATTAACAGCTCTCTTCCCGTAAAAAATATCCTACAGATTTGTAAACTTGATACACTTGTAGAAATCGCATAA
- a CDS encoding ABC transporter ATP-binding protein — MKQRATTLEIESVTKTIRRTPIIKGISFSVVEGEVFGFLGPNGSGKTTTIRMMVGLIRPTTGRIRICGYDVQKQHTKALAQVGSIVENPELYPFLTGMENLEQFARMLPDVKKEKIDEVIERVDLKERIHDKVKDYSLGMRQRLGIAQALLGDPKLLILDEPTNGLDPQGIKELRAFIRQLASEGLSVFISSHLLSEIQLMCDRVAIINKGQIIRVGEVDELLTQEFRTIIWYGEPQKALRRCLASSPFVQVQEEPTSDGGIITDVVPEHISELNAALVAQGIAVQGIEWKKPSLEDLFLDMTEGERHV, encoded by the coding sequence GTGAAGCAGCGAGCCACTACCCTTGAGATAGAGAGCGTAACCAAAACCATTCGTCGTACACCGATTATCAAGGGCATATCGTTTTCTGTAGTAGAAGGAGAGGTATTCGGCTTTTTAGGCCCGAATGGCTCAGGCAAGACAACAACCATCCGCATGATGGTCGGTCTTATTCGGCCGACGACCGGCCGCATACGCATATGCGGTTATGACGTACAAAAGCAGCATACGAAGGCGCTTGCTCAGGTGGGCTCCATTGTAGAAAACCCGGAACTGTATCCGTTTCTAACGGGGATGGAGAATCTTGAACAATTTGCACGTATGCTTCCTGATGTGAAAAAGGAAAAGATTGATGAGGTCATTGAGCGTGTTGATTTAAAGGAGCGAATTCATGATAAAGTGAAGGATTATTCACTAGGAATGCGTCAGCGATTAGGCATTGCTCAGGCGTTGTTAGGTGACCCGAAGCTTTTAATATTGGATGAACCGACCAATGGCCTTGATCCGCAGGGAATTAAAGAGCTGCGGGCTTTTATCCGACAGCTTGCCAGTGAAGGGCTGAGCGTATTCATCTCAAGTCATCTGCTCAGTGAAATCCAATTGATGTGTGATCGAGTCGCTATTATTAATAAAGGACAAATTATTCGCGTAGGCGAAGTGGATGAACTGTTAACTCAAGAATTCCGTACTATTATTTGGTATGGGGAGCCGCAGAAGGCGCTTCGCCGTTGCCTTGCGTCCTCACCGTTTGTGCAGGTGCAAGAGGAGCCGACATCGGATGGAGGGATTATAACCGATGTTGTTCCCGAGCATATTTCCGAATTGAACGCCGCGTTGGTCGCTCAAGGCATTGCAGTCCAAGGGATCGAATGGAAAAAGCCAAGTCTTGAAGACTTGTTTCTGGATATGACCGAGGGGGAGCGCCATGTCTAA
- a CDS encoding ABC transporter permease translates to MSNLYGLVMNETVKILQRKRLWVIVLILLVLVPIFTYAQLRATISNQKQLGTTDWKVAVRQSINDTTNRLSSTRIPEEWKKWMQIRIQQQQYYLDHDINPTSPNGVTFTRDFMSNAVSLFIPLLIVVVASDLVSGEHTSGTIKLLLTRPVTRGRVLTSKLIALVLFVSAIVMLTGIIAYLISGLVFGYGGWTYPVLTGFQIRGEDVNTEGVHVLPQWLYILMEYGLSWYACLAVACIAFMVSVLVRTTAAGMGIMVSALIAGTILTNMASAWESAKYFFMVNLQLPDYLSGTLPPIPGLSLPFSLAVLGIWSAVSLLIAYTVFIRRDVLS, encoded by the coding sequence ATGTCTAACTTGTATGGATTGGTTATGAATGAGACGGTGAAGATATTGCAGCGGAAGCGGCTGTGGGTGATTGTATTGATTTTGTTAGTGCTCGTACCGATTTTTACATATGCTCAATTACGCGCCACCATAAGCAATCAAAAGCAGCTTGGAACGACCGATTGGAAAGTAGCGGTACGGCAGAGCATTAACGATACAACCAACCGATTGAGCAGCACGCGCATTCCGGAAGAATGGAAGAAGTGGATGCAGATTCGGATTCAACAGCAGCAGTATTACTTGGATCATGACATCAATCCGACCTCGCCGAACGGCGTTACATTCACGCGGGATTTCATGAGCAATGCCGTATCCTTATTCATCCCATTGCTCATTGTGGTCGTTGCTTCTGATCTTGTCTCGGGTGAACATACGAGCGGGACGATTAAGCTTCTGCTAACGCGTCCTGTTACACGTGGAAGGGTGCTCACAAGCAAGCTGATTGCCCTTGTCTTATTTGTATCGGCGATTGTGATGTTAACAGGGATCATTGCGTACCTGATTTCAGGGCTTGTCTTCGGATATGGGGGCTGGACGTATCCGGTATTGACCGGTTTTCAGATTCGTGGGGAAGATGTAAATACGGAAGGTGTGCATGTGCTGCCGCAATGGCTGTATATTCTTATGGAATACGGTCTCTCATGGTACGCTTGTCTTGCAGTTGCATGCATTGCCTTTATGGTATCAGTCCTGGTACGCACGACGGCGGCTGGCATGGGGATTATGGTGTCGGCATTGATTGCCGGAACAATTCTTACGAACATGGCCTCTGCTTGGGAGTCGGCGAAGTACTTTTTTATGGTTAATTTGCAACTGCCTGATTACTTATCAGGTACTCTGCCGCCTATTCCCGGGTTAAGCCTTCCCTTTTCACTGGCAGTGCTTGGAATATGGAGCGCAGTATCGCTGCTTATTGCGTATACGGTATTTATCCGGCGCGATGTGCTCAGCTAA
- a CDS encoding TenA family transcriptional regulator: MAITSYEQIEAKIWDIVETEIVQSEFMQSLLAGAWTPAQVKEFALQYSYYSRNFPRVLGAAVAAVEPEDDWWVPLVDNLWDEGGRGNPQSYHSRLYHSFMITAAPDVPTNDKYVPDYPVAPAAKEAVDTFISFLRNATSLEAMASIGFGSELFAGKVMGLIGQGLEHPNYNQSQKLNTTFWTVHADHHEPRHYELCKNVLTRFTSSQDLEHMYRAGAYITRSEARFYNGLYERMKSV, translated from the coding sequence ATGGCAATAACAAGCTATGAACAAATTGAAGCAAAAATCTGGGATATCGTAGAGACGGAAATCGTTCAAAGCGAATTCATGCAGTCTCTGCTGGCTGGCGCATGGACACCTGCACAGGTAAAAGAATTCGCACTGCAATACAGTTATTACAGCCGTAACTTCCCGCGTGTGCTCGGTGCGGCTGTCGCTGCAGTTGAACCTGAAGATGACTGGTGGGTTCCGCTGGTTGATAATCTATGGGACGAAGGAGGACGCGGCAATCCGCAAAGCTATCATTCCCGCCTGTATCACTCGTTTATGATTACAGCGGCACCTGACGTGCCAACAAATGATAAGTATGTGCCGGATTATCCGGTAGCTCCCGCGGCAAAAGAGGCTGTAGATACGTTTATTTCTTTTCTACGCAATGCCACATCGCTTGAGGCGATGGCCTCTATCGGTTTCGGCTCGGAACTTTTTGCCGGGAAAGTAATGGGCTTAATTGGTCAAGGGTTAGAGCATCCCAATTATAATCAGTCCCAAAAGTTAAATACGACGTTTTGGACTGTACATGCAGACCATCATGAGCCACGGCACTATGAACTATGCAAAAATGTGCTGACTCGTTTCACTTCATCACAGGATTTAGAGCATATGTATCGTGCAGGCGCCTATATTACGCGTTCTGAAGCCCGCTTCTACAACGGCCTATACGAACGTATGAAAAGTGTATAA
- the pfkA gene encoding 6-phosphofructokinase → MQKIAVLTSGGDAPGMNAAVRAVVRRGISHGMEVYGIYHGYEGLMLGQIERMNVGSVGDIIQRGGTILHSSRSEEFKTDAGQKKGIENLRAKGIEGLVVIGGDGSFRGAQRLSDKGFSTIGIPGTIDNDIAGTEMTLGFDTAVNTVLEAIDKIRDTATSHERIFVVEVMGRHRGDIALWAGLSGGAESILIPEMEFEITDVTNRLLEGNKRGKKHSIIIVAEGVCPASEIARQIKEEAGLDTRVTVLGHVQRGGSPTAFDRMLGSRLGAKAVDLLREGESGKMVGIRQNRITSVDFADVFSGEHSIDMDIYELGKTLSI, encoded by the coding sequence ATGCAAAAAATCGCGGTTCTAACAAGTGGTGGAGATGCTCCAGGTATGAATGCGGCGGTGCGTGCAGTTGTACGGCGTGGAATTTCGCACGGTATGGAAGTGTACGGTATCTACCATGGATATGAAGGGCTGATGCTAGGTCAGATCGAGAGAATGAATGTTGGAAGTGTAGGGGATATCATTCAGCGTGGTGGTACAATTCTGCACAGTAGCCGAAGCGAGGAATTCAAAACAGATGCCGGCCAGAAGAAAGGGATTGAAAACCTGCGCGCTAAGGGAATTGAAGGATTGGTGGTCATTGGTGGAGACGGGTCCTTCAGGGGGGCGCAAAGGCTTTCGGATAAGGGGTTTTCCACTATTGGTATTCCTGGAACTATTGATAATGATATTGCAGGTACAGAAATGACGTTAGGATTTGACACGGCGGTGAATACGGTCCTTGAAGCCATTGATAAGATACGCGATACGGCCACTTCACATGAGCGAATTTTTGTTGTAGAAGTCATGGGACGACACCGGGGGGATATTGCCCTGTGGGCAGGATTAAGCGGTGGAGCGGAGTCGATCCTCATTCCTGAGATGGAATTTGAAATAACAGATGTCACGAATCGACTGTTAGAAGGGAACAAGCGGGGGAAGAAGCACAGCATCATTATAGTAGCCGAAGGTGTGTGTCCGGCTTCAGAGATTGCACGGCAAATAAAAGAAGAAGCAGGCTTAGATACAAGAGTAACCGTGCTCGGACATGTACAGCGCGGCGGCTCTCCGACCGCTTTTGATCGGATGCTGGGCAGTCGGCTGGGCGCCAAGGCGGTTGATTTGCTGCGTGAAGGAGAGAGCGGAAAGATGGTAGGTATTCGACAAAATCGAATTACTTCTGTTGACTTTGCCGATGTGTTCAGCGGCGAACATAGCATTGATATGGATATATACGAATTGGGAAAAACGCTGTCCATCTAA
- a CDS encoding GDSL-type esterase/lipase family protein — protein MSSRAAWRLFAVFSLLSTLLLSTGFYLGVTNILSPSATDWKTDKSAGEKPVQPAKDTVQIVALGDSLTRGTGDGAGLGYVGNLRTSLAQNTGEEVYVLNHGVNGYKTADLLRDLQKKEDIRRTVRQADIITLSIGGNDLFNAGGMEEVKPELSYKRLPEAMKKYEQIVQIIRSLNPQATVMYVGLYNAFSDLSNAQASDEVIRRWNGETSAVLYKYPRTIFVPTDDLFRTHGTKYLSSDHFHPNQAGYRRIGQRMAESIR, from the coding sequence ATGTCATCACGGGCCGCTTGGCGGCTTTTCGCAGTTTTCTCGCTTCTTTCCACGCTGCTATTATCCACGGGATTCTACCTCGGTGTCACCAATATCCTCTCTCCGTCTGCAACGGATTGGAAGACGGATAAAAGTGCGGGAGAGAAACCGGTGCAGCCTGCAAAAGATACGGTACAAATTGTCGCTCTAGGCGATTCGCTGACGAGAGGAACAGGAGATGGAGCGGGACTTGGTTATGTAGGGAATTTACGGACGAGCCTCGCACAAAACACGGGTGAGGAAGTCTACGTGCTGAATCATGGGGTAAACGGGTATAAAACAGCGGACTTGCTGCGTGATCTGCAAAAGAAAGAAGATATCCGACGCACGGTGCGCCAAGCCGATATTATCACGCTGTCCATTGGCGGAAATGATTTATTTAATGCGGGAGGAATGGAGGAAGTAAAGCCGGAGCTTAGCTACAAACGGCTGCCGGAAGCTATGAAGAAGTACGAGCAGATTGTACAAATCATTCGTTCATTGAATCCTCAGGCTACGGTTATGTACGTTGGTTTGTATAATGCCTTCTCCGATTTATCGAATGCACAAGCAAGTGATGAAGTTATCCGGCGTTGGAATGGGGAAACGTCTGCGGTGTTATATAAGTATCCACGTACAATTTTTGTTCCGACAGATGATTTATTTCGAACGCACGGCACAAAGTATTTATCAAGTGACCACTTTCACCCCAATCAAGCCGGATATCGACGTATCGGGCAGCGGATGGCGGAGTCGATCAGGTAA
- a CDS encoding general stress protein yields MAEKLVGVFKTEAAAIAALRALQQLGYKADDISLISKDKNEQAQIKTQNKNNMERGLMLGSVSGGVFGGVAGLVAGLGALAIPGIGPVIAAGPLVGLFTGAVTGYLGGSIVGALIGLGIPEEKAKEYDTHLKNGNILVIVDEDAGNSAQVREAFRTYGSINEEPLVE; encoded by the coding sequence ATGGCAGAAAAATTGGTTGGTGTATTCAAAACGGAAGCAGCTGCAATTGCAGCACTGCGTGCCTTGCAACAGCTCGGTTATAAAGCAGATGATATTTCACTCATTTCAAAAGACAAAAATGAACAGGCACAAATCAAAACACAGAATAAAAACAATATGGAGCGCGGTCTTATGCTTGGCTCCGTGTCAGGGGGGGTGTTCGGTGGTGTGGCTGGATTGGTAGCGGGACTTGGTGCGCTAGCGATTCCAGGTATTGGACCTGTAATTGCAGCAGGTCCACTCGTAGGATTATTTACAGGGGCTGTAACAGGATATCTGGGTGGCAGTATTGTCGGTGCTTTAATTGGGCTTGGGATACCTGAAGAGAAGGCGAAGGAGTACGATACGCACTTAAAGAACGGGAATATTCTTGTGATTGTCGATGAGGATGCAGGCAACAGTGCGCAGGTGCGTGAAGCGTTTCGTACGTATGGCAGCATAAATGAAGAACCGCTGGTTGAATAG
- a CDS encoding AEC family transporter, which produces MEVGTVVSSILTMAAMILIGSLLARTIPFTPERRQLLITIIINVAMPCIVLNGVFHTEIDASFLTLVLLIFLCSIIINCLGVLLGWLAARAMRISPDKAKEMALLSGLGNTGFIGIPLCAALFGPEGALLAAIFDAGLDVTIFTLGVIMLQGENGFTFRSLRGLMNIPMAAIIVGMLAAVLHITPPAGVANLTTALANLASPLAMLYLGMLIPSMLKKKRTSTLHQLSMPLIMKLLVFPVATASLLHLLSLPLEVAQIIIVQSTMPTLTLASILFAKYSRDEEYGATMTVFSTLISMTTIPIMTMFGFSLLVK; this is translated from the coding sequence TTGGAAGTCGGAACTGTAGTGTCGTCCATTCTAACGATGGCGGCCATGATTCTTATCGGCAGTCTGCTGGCGCGTACGATTCCATTTACGCCGGAGAGACGGCAGCTGCTTATTACGATTATTATTAATGTTGCCATGCCTTGTATTGTTTTGAATGGAGTTTTTCACACCGAGATTGATGCAAGCTTTCTTACCCTGGTATTGCTCATCTTTCTTTGTTCAATTATTATCAATTGTCTTGGTGTCCTCCTCGGCTGGCTGGCAGCTCGCGCAATGCGTATTTCGCCTGACAAAGCGAAGGAGATGGCGCTTCTCTCCGGACTTGGCAATACGGGCTTTATCGGCATTCCATTGTGCGCCGCTCTCTTCGGTCCCGAAGGTGCACTACTAGCGGCTATTTTTGACGCCGGGCTTGATGTTACGATCTTTACGCTTGGTGTCATTATGTTGCAAGGAGAGAATGGTTTTACATTTCGCTCCTTACGAGGGCTGATGAATATTCCAATGGCTGCTATTATTGTTGGCATGCTCGCAGCTGTGCTACATATCACTCCGCCTGCTGGCGTAGCGAATTTGACGACAGCACTAGCCAACCTTGCTTCGCCGTTGGCCATGCTCTATCTTGGTATGTTGATTCCGTCCATGCTTAAAAAGAAACGGACATCTACACTGCACCAGCTTAGCATGCCACTGATTATGAAATTGCTGGTTTTCCCGGTAGCTACAGCATCGCTGCTTCATCTTCTGTCCCTGCCGTTAGAGGTTGCGCAGATTATCATCGTGCAATCTACGATGCCTACTCTCACCCTGGCATCTATTTTGTTCGCTAAGTACTCGCGTGATGAAGAATACGGAGCAACAATGACCGTATTCTCTACCCTCATATCCATGACAACCATTCCAATCATGACGATGTTTGGCTTCTCTCTTCTCGTCAAATAG
- a CDS encoding protoglobin domain-containing protein — protein MTGCPFKHLLGNERGALGLFKGTKKAEPTQQQDAKPKAVSTKVSQYYQEIMNSTEASKAKFVGLTEQDLQQLVSIRPIFEKYVADIVHAFYGQLAQVPALMSIINNHSSVDKLRQTLESYLMDMVSGEIGQDYIVRRKIIGSVHNRINLFPEWYIGAYTLIQNEVLAVLLREMKSDIEARDAFSSFQRLCSFDMQIAIATYIDSYTSSMMRLNEIERIQHRLNESSAMLVATAEETSASIGEKESHVVQMLDGTRDIQESSKQMVNDVEEGKSEIASALNEIDRIVAIMDETRDKSKELIESANKIGEIVQVIHAISNKTNVLSLNASIEAARAGEHGRGFTVVAKEVRNLAMQTQAALEHIHEQISMVQNNVSSFEDSFEQIAKQTSRFRDINTAIMNIMDTSSIQVRANSDKITNVSSYILDFQQTFTEISTASEQVAQMAEELSMLSNQLNDKFNIKK, from the coding sequence ATGACGGGATGCCCATTTAAACATCTGCTCGGTAATGAAAGAGGAGCATTAGGCTTATTTAAAGGAACAAAAAAAGCAGAGCCGACTCAACAACAAGACGCAAAACCCAAGGCTGTATCAACAAAGGTATCCCAATATTACCAAGAGATAATGAACAGCACAGAAGCATCCAAAGCAAAGTTCGTCGGCCTAACCGAACAAGACCTCCAGCAGCTTGTTTCCATTCGTCCGATTTTTGAAAAATACGTGGCTGATATTGTGCATGCCTTCTACGGTCAATTGGCGCAAGTCCCAGCCCTTATGTCTATTATCAATAACCACAGTTCCGTAGACAAACTACGGCAGACGCTTGAAAGTTATCTAATGGATATGGTGTCTGGAGAGATCGGACAGGATTATATTGTGCGCCGGAAGATTATCGGCAGCGTCCATAACCGTATCAACCTCTTTCCAGAATGGTACATCGGGGCATATACACTCATTCAAAATGAAGTACTGGCAGTGCTGCTTCGGGAGATGAAATCCGATATCGAAGCACGTGATGCCTTTTCTTCGTTCCAGCGACTTTGCTCCTTTGACATGCAAATCGCCATCGCTACCTATATTGATTCCTATACGTCATCTATGATGCGACTCAATGAAATCGAACGCATCCAGCACCGACTCAATGAATCATCCGCCATGCTTGTAGCTACTGCTGAAGAAACGAGCGCTTCGATTGGCGAGAAAGAATCACACGTCGTTCAGATGCTTGACGGCACCCGCGATATCCAAGAGAGCTCAAAGCAAATGGTAAACGATGTAGAGGAAGGCAAAAGCGAAATTGCTTCTGCACTCAACGAAATCGACCGTATCGTAGCGATTATGGATGAGACACGTGACAAGTCCAAGGAATTGATCGAAAGTGCAAATAAAATCGGGGAAATTGTGCAAGTCATCCATGCGATCTCCAATAAAACAAATGTCTTGTCCCTCAATGCCAGCATTGAGGCCGCGCGGGCAGGAGAGCACGGACGAGGTTTTACTGTGGTAGCAAAGGAAGTACGCAACTTGGCCATGCAGACGCAAGCAGCGCTTGAGCATATTCATGAGCAAATCTCCATGGTACAAAACAATGTTAGCTCATTTGAAGATTCATTCGAGCAAATTGCTAAACAAACCAGCCGTTTCCGAGACATCAATACAGCTATTATGAATATTATGGACACTTCTTCTATCCAGGTGCGTGCCAACAGCGACAAAATCACAAACGTTAGCAGCTATATTCTCGATTTCCAGCAGACATTCACCGAGATTTCTACTGCATCAGAGCAGGTTGCCCAGATGGCGGAAGAGTTAAGCATGCTAAGCAACCAACTAAATGACAAATTCAATATTAAAAAGTAA
- a CDS encoding ATP-binding protein — translation MLSYEFDTVTRERVKEYAELILHDVQEYISLSEGCMLHYSFHLCIWEILANIADHNPCAASTCHTQVTVMWTEDEIVLEITNQGATFDWQKYLASALPSPDQVRGRGLYIIKSISKSFTYKEDGKTAHITFDRH, via the coding sequence ATGCTAAGCTATGAGTTTGATACCGTAACAAGAGAGCGCGTTAAAGAATACGCAGAGCTAATTTTACACGATGTTCAAGAGTATATCTCCTTATCAGAAGGCTGTATGCTGCACTATTCCTTCCATCTCTGTATATGGGAGATTCTTGCTAATATCGCAGATCACAATCCGTGTGCTGCTTCTACATGCCATACACAAGTTACTGTTATGTGGACAGAGGATGAGATCGTGCTAGAAATTACAAACCAAGGCGCAACCTTCGATTGGCAAAAATATCTTGCATCTGCTCTGCCTTCTCCCGACCAAGTACGGGGGCGCGGCTTATACATTATCAAGAGTATAAGCAAATCTTTTACGTATAAAGAAGATGGCAAAACGGCGCATATAACATTTGATCGTCATTAG